The DNA region AATACAGCACCGCTTCCATGAAGCGCAGGCATGCCGGGTCACGGTCGTAGACGGCCTGAATGTCGACGCGCAGGATATCGCTCCATTCCGGCCAATCTTCGACCATTTTGTCGAAGACCTGACGGAGCAACGTTGCCTGCATGTCGGGATGGTCAAGACGTTCGCAGATCCGATGAATGACGCATTCTTCCAGCGAACGGTGGTTGATCACCGTCGAATAAAGGAAAGCCGCCAGCACCGGATCCTTCTCGGCAGCCGCACGCGCTTCTTCGCGCAGGCTGTCCCAGATCGGATCCATGACCTTCAGCGGGTTTGATGCTTCAAAAGAACGAACGTCAGTCTTCGCGACCATTCCAGGTCTCCTCGTTTCCGTCGGAACGACATTATATAGGGCAAAACGCCCGGAACATAAATGGGTACCGGCCCTATGCTTTTTTAGCATATTTTTTCGGTAATCACGGCACCTTGAAGACGCCGATTACCGCCCGGCGACCTTCTCGTAGAACTCCAGAACCGCTTTCTTGAACACCTTGTCTCCAACCGCCAGCATATGGTCGCGACCCGGAATGTCCAGCGCCTCGGCATGCGGCATCAAAGCCGCCAGTTCGTACGCCGAACCCGCAATGTCGTCCTTTGTTCCGACACCGATCAACGTCGGCGCCTCGATCTTGCCCATGTCGGCCCGCGCCACGAGATCGCGCGATCCCCGGATGCACATGGCGAGTGCCTGCCGGTCGCTTTTGGTCTGCTCGGCGAAGGCGCGGAACATGCGCCCGCGGATATGCGTGACGTCGTCCAGCGACGGCGCAAGCAGCGCATCGGCAATCGGATCCCAATCGCCGACGCCATCCGTCATCCCGATGCCGAGACCGCCAAGCACCAGCGAACGCACGCGATGCGGATGGGCAAGCGCCGTGAAGACCGAAATCCTCGCACCCATCGAATAGCCCATGACATTGGCTTCCGGGATGCCGAGATGGTCGAGCAGTGCCACCGCGTCTTCCGCCATGATCCACGGCCGATAGGCTTCGGCATCGTGGGGCTTATCACTTGCGCCGTGGCCGCGATTGTCCATCGCAATGACCCGATAGCCTGCATCGCCCAGCGTCTTCAGCCAGCCGGGATGCACCCAGTTGACGTTGGCGGTCGAGGCGAAGCCATGAATGAGCAGCACTGGCGGACCGTTCGGATCGCCCTTGTCGAAAAAAACGAGGTTCAGGCCGTCGTGGGGAAAGCTAGAAAATGCAGGCGTATTCAGATTCATAAAGTCCGTCCTTTTGGGCCGGACCATATTTTATCGGGCAGCGGAGGTGAACCCTCGCGACGTCAAAAAACCATGGGCCGTGCTGCGTTTCGGCTCTACACATTTCCGGCGAAGGACTATAATGTCCGCGCACATTTCAAAGCATTCGGAGACAGACATGGCCGGCCACAACATTCCCCACTTCCAGAACGACGGCGGACACCGCGTGATCGAAGTCGGCGTGAAGGAGTTCATGTGCACCGGCGCATCCGCGCCCTTCGATCATCCGCATATCTTCATCGATATGGGCGACGACAACGAGAAGGTCTGCTCCTACTGCTCGACGCTTTACCGCTTCAACAGCGCGCTGAAGGCGAGCCAGACGAACCCGGCCGGCTGCGTCTTCCACGTCAAGGCAGCGTAACGTCACTCACTAAAGATCGGACAGCAGATGCCGGTCGAACACGCCGCCATCATCGGCGCCGGAACTGCGGGCCTGACCGCTGCTCTGGCGCTCGCTAAACGCGGCATCAGTTCGGATATTTTCGAGCAGGCGGCCGCGCTTGCGGAGGTCGGCGCCGGCCTGCAGATCTCGCCGAATGCATCGCGCATCCTCGCAAAGCTCGGCATCCTGCACGACATCGAAAAAGTCTGGCTCGAACCGC from Rhizobium sullae includes:
- a CDS encoding alpha/beta fold hydrolase; the encoded protein is MNLNTPAFSSFPHDGLNLVFFDKGDPNGPPVLLIHGFASTANVNWVHPGWLKTLGDAGYRVIAMDNRGHGASDKPHDAEAYRPWIMAEDAVALLDHLGIPEANVMGYSMGARISVFTALAHPHRVRSLVLGGLGIGMTDGVGDWDPIADALLAPSLDDVTHIRGRMFRAFAEQTKSDRQALAMCIRGSRDLVARADMGKIEAPTLIGVGTKDDIAGSAYELAALMPHAEALDIPGRDHMLAVGDKVFKKAVLEFYEKVAGR
- a CDS encoding zinc-finger domain-containing protein, translating into MAGHNIPHFQNDGGHRVIEVGVKEFMCTGASAPFDHPHIFIDMGDDNEKVCSYCSTLYRFNSALKASQTNPAGCVFHVKAA